One Bosea sp. 685 DNA segment encodes these proteins:
- a CDS encoding YqaA family protein, whose amino-acid sequence MIKRLYEWTMSLAARPRAELWLAVVAFVESSFFLIPADVLFVPMALARPARAYRLALIATVFSVLGGIAGYALGYYAFEALARPVLAFYGKLGAFEALRACAGPDTTLILLTTSGLAHLPPIKVVTILAGAVHIGLGFFILSCVLARGARFFALAFLLRRFGETIRHFIERRLKVIAVVAAAVLIALYFGLKLVAGSGQLLSC is encoded by the coding sequence ATGATCAAGCGCCTCTACGAATGGACCATGTCCCTCGCCGCCCGGCCGCGCGCCGAGCTCTGGCTCGCCGTGGTCGCCTTCGTCGAGAGTTCGTTCTTTCTGATCCCCGCCGATGTGCTGTTCGTGCCGATGGCGCTGGCGCGGCCAGCCCGGGCCTATCGGCTGGCCTTGATCGCGACGGTGTTCTCCGTGCTCGGCGGTATCGCCGGTTATGCTCTGGGCTATTACGCCTTTGAAGCGCTGGCGCGGCCGGTGCTCGCCTTCTACGGCAAGCTCGGCGCTTTCGAGGCCCTGCGCGCCTGCGCTGGGCCCGACACCACGCTGATTCTGCTGACGACCTCGGGGCTGGCGCATCTGCCGCCGATCAAGGTGGTGACGATCCTGGCCGGAGCAGTGCATATCGGCCTTGGCTTCTTCATCCTGTCCTGCGTGCTGGCGCGCGGCGCGCGCTTCTTCGCGCTCGCCTTCCTGCTCCGCCGTTTCGGCGAGACGATCCGCCATTTCATCGAACGTCGCTTGAAAGTGATCGCCGTCGTCGCGGCTGCAGTGCTGATTGCGCTTTATTTCGGCCTCAAGCTGGTTGCAGGTTCCGGGCAGCTTCTCTCCTGCTGA
- a CDS encoding rhomboid family intramembrane serine protease gives MFVPLHDGVPLRFMRAPYVTYGLVSTCIGLFLLMWLHESEPGQIAVAAGFGLIPSVLFGTAQLPADLLQAPIWFTLFSNILLHASFAHLGGNMLFLWVFGDNVEDAMGHLRFLLFFFICGLAGSLTHALMNPASDQPLIGASGAISGVIASYLMLYPRVRIWGLAFNWIPLHITAFYALSGWILFQIVSAILDPQGHVGWWAHLGGLGAGAALTPIFIHRGMTLFGRPVAK, from the coding sequence ATGTTCGTGCCGTTGCATGATGGCGTCCCGCTGCGCTTCATGCGCGCGCCCTATGTCACCTATGGCCTGGTCTCGACCTGCATCGGCCTCTTCCTGCTAATGTGGCTGCATGAAAGCGAGCCCGGCCAGATCGCAGTCGCAGCCGGCTTCGGGCTGATCCCCTCCGTGTTGTTCGGCACGGCGCAACTGCCCGCTGATCTGCTGCAGGCGCCGATCTGGTTTACTTTGTTCAGCAACATCCTGCTGCATGCGAGCTTCGCCCATCTCGGCGGCAACATGCTGTTCCTCTGGGTCTTCGGCGACAATGTCGAGGATGCAATGGGACATCTGCGCTTCCTGCTGTTCTTCTTCATCTGCGGGCTCGCCGGCTCGCTGACTCACGCCCTGATGAACCCCGCCTCGGACCAGCCGCTGATCGGCGCATCCGGTGCGATCTCGGGCGTGATCGCCTCCTATCTGATGCTTTATCCGCGCGTCCGGATCTGGGGCCTGGCCTTCAACTGGATCCCGCTGCACATCACGGCGTTCTATGCGCTCAGTGGCTGGATCCTGTTTCAGATCGTCTCGGCCATTCTCGATCCGCAAGGCCATGTCGGCTGGTGGGCCCATCTCGGCGGGCTCGGCGCGGGTGCGGCGTTGACGCCGATCTTCATCCATCGCGGCATGACGCTGTTCGGCCGCCCGGTAGCCAAGTGA
- a CDS encoding amidohydrolase yields MTKTVLDHKTTLDQWLDQHHAELTAIRRDIHAHPELGLEEHRTSALVAAKLREWGVEVTEGIGGTGVVGVIRGHRAGQRAVGLRADMDCLALNEETGLPYASQYPGKMHACGHDGHTTMLLGAAGYLAANPDFGGTLHLIFQPAEEGRGGAVAMLKDGLFERFPCDAIYGLHNTPGMPVAHFGTCNGPMLAAADSWAVTFRGVGGHGGSQPHLSTDITYAQAHFVLGLQGIVGRNVPPLDTAVISVGYIHSGSTEASNVVPSELSIGGTARSYSPDIRALIERRIAEIAEATAQAWGCTAEASYHRGPRALLNQPDQVAVAVAAATSSVGAANVNGAIRPGTGGEDFAEMMEVKPGAFMRIGNGVAADGSFAGLHTPRYDFNDAIIPDGVRYWVNVVSEELGQGWQAAAA; encoded by the coding sequence ATGACCAAGACTGTCCTGGACCACAAGACTACTCTGGACCAGTGGCTCGATCAGCACCATGCGGAACTGACCGCGATCAGGCGCGATATCCATGCCCATCCGGAGCTTGGCTTGGAGGAGCATCGCACCTCCGCCCTGGTCGCAGCCAAGCTGCGCGAATGGGGCGTGGAGGTCACCGAGGGCATCGGCGGCACCGGTGTCGTCGGCGTCATCCGGGGCCACAGAGCCGGTCAGCGCGCCGTCGGCCTGCGCGCCGACATGGACTGCCTCGCGCTGAACGAGGAGACCGGCCTGCCCTACGCTTCGCAATATCCCGGCAAGATGCATGCTTGCGGCCATGACGGCCACACCACGATGCTGCTGGGCGCGGCAGGCTATCTCGCCGCGAATCCCGATTTCGGCGGCACGCTGCACCTGATCTTCCAGCCGGCCGAGGAAGGCCGTGGCGGGGCGGTCGCGATGCTGAAGGACGGGCTGTTCGAGCGCTTTCCCTGCGACGCGATCTACGGCCTGCACAACACGCCAGGCATGCCTGTCGCGCATTTCGGCACCTGCAACGGCCCGATGCTGGCCGCCGCCGATAGCTGGGCCGTGACCTTCCGCGGCGTCGGCGGTCATGGCGGCTCGCAGCCGCATCTCTCCACCGACATCACTTACGCCCAGGCCCATTTCGTGCTCGGGCTGCAGGGCATCGTCGGCCGCAACGTCCCGCCGCTCGACACCGCCGTGATCAGCGTCGGCTATATCCATTCCGGCTCGACGGAGGCGTCCAATGTCGTGCCCTCGGAATTGTCGATCGGCGGCACGGCCCGCAGCTATTCGCCTGATATCCGCGCCTTGATCGAGCGGCGCATCGCCGAGATCGCCGAGGCCACCGCGCAGGCCTGGGGCTGCACCGCCGAGGCGTCCTATCATCGCGGGCCGCGCGCCCTGCTCAACCAGCCCGATCAGGTCGCGGTTGCGGTCGCGGCGGCGACCAGTTCGGTCGGAGCGGCCAATGTGAATGGCGCGATCAGGCCCGGCACCGGCGGCGAGGACTTCGCCGAGATGATGGAGGTCAAGCCCGGCGCCTTCATGCGGATCGGCAATGGCGTCGCGGCGGACGGCTCCTTCGCCGGATTGCATACGCCGCGCTACGATTTCAACGACGCGATCATCCCCGACGGCGTTCGCTACTGGGTGAATGTCGTCAGCGAAGAACTCGGCCAGGGTTGGCAGGCCGCAGCCGCCTGA
- a CDS encoding acyloxyacyl hydrolase, protein MVRVALLVLAGMMAAAPAWAQSQPLPAGTSSYAPATETPSLSWEARIGAAAANPGGRESGLLNFSGEVVTPRVATLNDRFSAAFVPRFHLGSSVNFNGTRYAYAGATWTVDLTKAVFVEASLGAALNDGKTGAVVPENRLNVGCNSGSREAAALGLRLNDRWSLVATLEHFSTAGCSDRDKPRGPANFGAKLGYSF, encoded by the coding sequence ATGGTTCGCGTTGCATTGCTGGTCCTCGCCGGAATGATGGCCGCCGCGCCCGCCTGGGCGCAGTCGCAGCCTCTCCCGGCCGGCACTTCCAGCTACGCTCCGGCGACCGAGACACCCTCGCTCTCATGGGAGGCGCGCATCGGCGCCGCCGCCGCCAATCCGGGCGGACGCGAAAGCGGCCTGCTCAACTTCAGCGGCGAGGTGGTCACGCCGCGCGTCGCGACCTTGAACGACCGCTTCTCCGCAGCCTTCGTACCGCGCTTCCATCTCGGCTCGAGCGTCAATTTCAACGGCACGCGCTATGCCTATGCCGGTGCGACCTGGACCGTCGACCTGACCAAGGCGGTCTTCGTCGAGGCCAGCCTGGGCGCCGCCCTCAATGACGGCAAGACCGGTGCGGTCGTTCCCGAGAACCGCCTGAATGTCGGCTGCAACAGCGGCTCGCGCGAGGCCGCCGCGCTCGGCCTGCGGCTCAACGACCGCTGGAGCTTGGTCGCGACGCTGGAGCATTTCAGCACGGCCGGCTGCTCCGACCGCGACAAGCCGCGCGGCCCGGCCAATTTCGGCGCCAAGCTCGGCTATAGCTTCTGA
- a CDS encoding cob(I)yrinic acid a,c-diamide adenosyltransferase, translating into MVKLNRIYTRTGDDGTTGLTTGPRRLKFDLRVAAYGTVDETNACIGIARLHAATEDTDLDAMLGRISNDLFDLGADLSTPDTGAKLAFEPLRIAQIQVDRVEAEIDQLNATLEPLRSFVLPGGTPAATHLHLARTVSRRAERLMVELAQTEGEAVAGPALKYINRLSDFLFVASRFLNAKARGDVLWVPGQNR; encoded by the coding sequence ATGGTCAAGCTCAACCGCATCTACACCCGCACCGGCGACGACGGCACGACGGGGCTCACCACCGGGCCGCGCCGGCTGAAATTCGACTTGCGGGTCGCAGCCTATGGCACGGTGGACGAGACCAATGCCTGCATCGGCATCGCCCGGCTGCATGCGGCAACCGAGGACACCGATCTCGACGCCATGCTCGGCCGCATCAGCAACGACCTGTTCGATCTCGGAGCCGACCTGTCGACGCCCGACACCGGCGCCAAACTGGCCTTCGAGCCGCTGCGCATTGCACAGATCCAGGTCGATCGGGTCGAGGCCGAGATCGACCAACTCAATGCCACCCTGGAGCCATTGCGCTCCTTCGTCCTGCCTGGCGGCACGCCAGCCGCCACTCATCTCCACCTCGCGCGCACGGTGAGCCGCCGCGCCGAGCGGTTGATGGTCGAACTCGCCCAGACCGAAGGCGAAGCCGTAGCCGGACCCGCCCTGAAATACATCAACCGCCTCTCCGATTTCCTCTTCGTCGCCTCCCGTTTCCTCAATGCCAAGGCGCGGGGCGACGTGCTCTGGGTGCCGGGCCAGAATCGTTAG
- a CDS encoding electron transfer flavoprotein subunit alpha/FixB family protein: MATLLIAEHDNATIKDATAKALTAAKALGAPVHILVAGEGAKGAADAAAKLDGVEKVLLVDATIYGHGLAEPLAALVAKLAEGYDAVVAASTTGGKNVLPRVAALLDVMQISDVMKIVSPDTFERPVYAGNAIQTVQSSEAKKLMTIRTASFQATGEGGSASVEAISAVSDPGVSTFKGEEVAKSDRPELASAKIIVSGGRALASAENFTKVIEPVADRLGAAMGASRAAVDAGYAPNDWQVGQTGKVVAPDLYVAVGISGAIQHLAGMKDSKVIVAINKDEEAPIFQIADYGLVGDLFTIMPELEAELAKLGK; this comes from the coding sequence ATGGCCACGCTGCTGATTGCAGAACACGACAACGCCACCATCAAGGACGCCACCGCCAAGGCGCTGACCGCTGCCAAGGCGCTGGGCGCCCCCGTCCATATCCTCGTCGCCGGTGAAGGCGCCAAGGGCGCGGCCGATGCGGCAGCCAAGCTCGACGGCGTCGAGAAGGTGCTCCTGGTCGATGCCACGATCTACGGCCACGGCCTTGCCGAGCCGCTCGCCGCGCTCGTCGCCAAGCTCGCCGAGGGCTATGACGCCGTCGTCGCGGCCTCGACGACCGGCGGCAAGAACGTGCTGCCCCGCGTCGCCGCCTTGCTCGACGTGATGCAGATCTCGGATGTGATGAAGATCGTCTCGCCCGACACGTTCGAGCGCCCGGTCTATGCCGGCAACGCCATCCAGACCGTGCAGTCCTCCGAGGCCAAGAAGCTGATGACGATCCGCACCGCCTCCTTCCAGGCGACAGGCGAAGGCGGCTCGGCCAGCGTCGAGGCCATCTCCGCCGTGAGCGATCCCGGCGTCTCCACGTTCAAGGGCGAGGAGGTCGCCAAATCCGATCGGCCCGAGCTCGCCTCGGCCAAGATCATCGTCTCCGGCGGACGCGCGCTCGCCTCGGCGGAGAACTTCACCAAGGTGATCGAGCCCGTCGCCGATAGGCTGGGCGCGGCCATGGGCGCCTCGCGCGCCGCGGTCGATGCCGGCTACGCCCCCAATGACTGGCAGGTCGGCCAGACCGGCAAGGTCGTCGCTCCCGACCTCTATGTCGCGGTCGGCATCTCCGGCGCGATCCAGCATCTCGCCGGCATGAAGGACTCCAAGGTCATCGTCGCCATCAACAAGGACGAGGAGGCGCCGATCTTCCAGATCGCCGATTACGGCCTCGTTGGCGATCTCTTCACGATCATGCCCGAGCTTGAAGCCGAGCTCGCCAAGCTCGGCAAGTAG
- a CDS encoding ABC transporter permease: protein MSTAAPEAVAGARTGLAGALVVPATIFVAIGLLGPIAILFRYSLNQFIPGQFMVDGLTIENYIKFFTDSYYLNVLLRTVRVAVICTVACLIMGFPLAYVLARMESRFKNLLIMLVVLPLFVGNAVRAAGWMTAFGSKGALNASLMGLGLINHPLEIMYTENAVLIGIVAVNLPFMVLTLQSVIEGIPRNVEEAAFSLGAGPAAMFRRVLWPLALPGILAGTILTFILAMNAYATPVLLGGPKFQMMGPLVYGQFAQQNNWPFGGAISFILMTATIVLTVAAHLIVQRRYR, encoded by the coding sequence GTGAGCACTGCTGCTCCAGAGGCTGTCGCTGGCGCCCGCACCGGCCTTGCCGGCGCGCTTGTCGTGCCGGCGACCATCTTCGTTGCGATCGGGCTTCTGGGCCCGATCGCAATCCTGTTCCGCTATTCGCTGAACCAGTTCATCCCCGGCCAGTTCATGGTCGATGGGCTGACGATCGAGAACTACATCAAGTTCTTCACCGACAGCTATTACCTCAACGTGCTGCTGCGCACGGTGCGCGTCGCGGTGATCTGCACGGTCGCCTGCCTGATCATGGGCTTCCCGCTGGCCTATGTGCTGGCGCGCATGGAAAGCCGCTTCAAGAACCTGCTGATCATGCTCGTCGTGCTACCGCTCTTCGTCGGCAATGCAGTGCGCGCGGCCGGCTGGATGACCGCCTTCGGCAGCAAGGGCGCACTCAACGCCTCGCTGATGGGGCTGGGTCTGATCAACCATCCCCTTGAAATCATGTACACCGAAAACGCCGTGCTGATCGGTATCGTCGCGGTCAACCTGCCCTTCATGGTGCTGACGCTGCAGAGCGTGATCGAGGGCATTCCCCGCAATGTCGAGGAAGCCGCCTTCAGCCTCGGCGCCGGCCCCGCAGCGATGTTTCGCCGCGTGCTCTGGCCGCTCGCCCTGCCCGGCATCCTGGCCGGCACGATCCTGACCTTCATCCTGGCGATGAACGCCTATGCCACGCCGGTGCTGCTCGGCGGGCCGAAATTCCAGATGATGGGCCCGCTGGTCTATGGCCAGTTCGCGCAGCAGAACAACTGGCCCTTCGGCGGCGCGATCTCCTTCATCCTGATGACCGCCACGATCGTGCTGACGGTCGCAGCCCATCTCATCGTGCAGCGGCGCTATCGCTAG
- a CDS encoding HNH endonuclease, translated as MHPMASPDGCPALVLNADFRPLSYYPLSLWSWQDAIKAVFMDRVNIVSEYDTVVRSPSFNMKLPSVVSLKTYIKPSRTPAFTRFNVFLRDRFSCQYCTSREDLTFDHVVPRSRGGLTTWENVVAACSPCNLRKGDKMPAAIEMFPTQKPYAPTVNDLHRNGKLFPPNYLHESWLDYLYWDSELEP; from the coding sequence ATGCATCCGATGGCGTCGCCGGACGGTTGTCCGGCACTCGTGCTCAATGCCGATTTCCGGCCTCTGAGCTATTATCCCCTATCGCTGTGGAGCTGGCAGGACGCGATCAAGGCGGTCTTCATGGACCGCGTCAACATCGTCTCCGAATACGATACGGTGGTGCGCAGCCCCAGCTTCAACATGAAGCTGCCCTCGGTCGTCTCGCTGAAGACCTATATCAAGCCGTCGCGGACGCCGGCCTTCACGCGTTTCAACGTATTCCTGCGCGACCGCTTCTCCTGCCAGTACTGCACCTCGCGCGAAGATCTGACCTTCGACCATGTCGTACCGCGCTCCAGAGGCGGCCTCACCACCTGGGAGAACGTCGTCGCGGCCTGCTCGCCCTGCAATCTGCGCAAGGGTGACAAGATGCCGGCGGCGATCGAGATGTTCCCGACGCAGAAGCCCTACGCGCCGACGGTCAATGATTTGCACCGCAACGGCAAGCTCTTCCCGCCGAATTACCTGCATGAGAGCTGGCTCGATTATCTCTACTGGGATTCCGAACTGGAGCCGTGA
- a CDS encoding disulfide bond formation protein B, translating to MTSSTLDRPSAGSSVSPARVILLIGLGCLALIAGAWFFELVLGLQPCKLCLEQRLPHYAAIGLAAAGLVLARSLRLQWLVLLGLAGLMAWSTWLGFHHAGVEWGWFPGPTDCAGAAPTVAGVQDFMKQLQTVKVVSCTEAAWRFLGLSLAGWNALASLVLLVAALFGLARARSA from the coding sequence ATGACAAGTTCGACCCTCGACCGACCCAGCGCCGGCAGCTCGGTCTCTCCAGCCCGCGTGATTCTGCTGATCGGGCTCGGATGCCTCGCGCTGATAGCGGGCGCCTGGTTCTTCGAGCTGGTCCTGGGCCTGCAGCCCTGCAAGCTCTGCCTCGAGCAGCGCCTGCCGCATTACGCCGCGATCGGCCTTGCTGCCGCCGGGCTGGTGCTGGCGCGTTCGCTTCGGCTGCAATGGCTGGTGCTGCTCGGGCTCGCCGGGTTGATGGCGTGGAGCACCTGGCTCGGCTTCCACCACGCCGGCGTCGAATGGGGCTGGTTTCCCGGTCCCACCGATTGCGCCGGCGCGGCGCCGACCGTTGCCGGCGTGCAGGACTTCATGAAGCAGCTGCAGACGGTGAAAGTCGTCTCCTGCACGGAAGCCGCATGGCGCTTCCTTGGCCTGTCGCTGGCAGGCTGGAACGCGCTGGCTTCGCTCGTGCTGCTGGTCGCGGCCCTGTTCGGGCTGGCACGGGCACGGAGCGCCTGA
- a CDS encoding twin transmembrane helix small protein, with the protein MNLSASLVPVAVGAVAIVLLLGLANMLRGGSPSTSQNLMRLRVVLQFIAILVILGIMWWRSG; encoded by the coding sequence ATGAACCTATCCGCCTCTCTCGTTCCCGTCGCGGTCGGCGCTGTTGCGATCGTCCTGTTGCTCGGGCTGGCCAACATGCTGCGCGGCGGCAGCCCCAGCACGTCGCAGAACCTGATGCGGCTCAGGGTGGTCCTGCAGTTCATCGCGATCCTCGTCATCCTCGGCATCATGTGGTGGCGCAGCGGCTGA
- a CDS encoding electron transfer flavoprotein subunit beta/FixA family protein, translating to MKILVPVKRVVDYNVKIRVKADGSGVELANVKMSMNPFDEIAVEEALRLREAGKATEVVVVSIGPAQAAETIRTGLAMGADRGILVKVDGVVEPLAVAKLLKKLVEQESPQLVILGKQAIDDDCNQTGQMLAALLGWPQGTFASKVALEAETVDVTREVDGGLQTVSLKLPAIVTTDLRLNEPRYASLPNIMKAKKKPLDETSAEALGVDVAPRLKVLNTREPAGRSAGVKVGSVAELVSKLKNEAGVL from the coding sequence ATGAAGATCCTTGTGCCCGTCAAGCGGGTGGTTGACTACAACGTGAAGATCCGCGTGAAGGCGGACGGCTCGGGCGTCGAGCTTGCCAATGTGAAAATGTCGATGAATCCCTTCGACGAGATCGCGGTCGAAGAGGCGTTGCGGCTGCGCGAAGCCGGCAAGGCGACCGAGGTCGTCGTGGTCTCGATCGGCCCGGCGCAAGCCGCCGAGACGATCCGCACCGGTCTGGCGATGGGCGCCGATCGCGGCATCCTGGTCAAGGTCGACGGCGTGGTCGAGCCGCTGGCGGTGGCCAAATTGCTGAAGAAGCTGGTCGAGCAGGAGAGCCCGCAGCTCGTCATCCTCGGCAAGCAGGCGATCGACGATGATTGCAACCAGACCGGCCAGATGCTGGCGGCCCTGCTGGGCTGGCCGCAGGGCACCTTCGCCTCGAAGGTCGCGCTCGAAGCGGAGACGGTGGACGTCACCCGCGAGGTCGATGGCGGCCTGCAAACGGTTTCGCTCAAGCTGCCGGCGATCGTCACCACCGACCTTCGCCTGAACGAGCCGCGCTACGCCTCGCTGCCCAACATCATGAAGGCCAAGAAGAAGCCGCTCGACGAAACCTCGGCCGAGGCGCTCGGCGTCGATGTCGCACCCCGTCTCAAGGTGCTGAACACGCGTGAACCGGCCGGCCGTTCCGCCGGCGTCAAGGTCGGCTCCGTCGCCGAACTCGTATCCAAGCTCAAGAACGAAGCGGGAGTGCTGTGA
- a CDS encoding 3-hydroxybutyryl-CoA dehydrogenase, protein MSDRAIKTIGIIGAGQMGNGIAHVAAVAGFEVRLHDLAEDRIKAALATIDGNMARQVAKGAIGDEIRRDAMAKILAAPQLSGLGDCDLIIEAATESEETKRKIFTAVCQHIKPETMLASNTSSISITRLAAATDRPERFIGIHFMNPVPLMQLVELIRGIATDDQTFELAKEFVGKLHKTVSVSEDFPAFIVNRILLPMINEAVYTLYEGVGSVDAIDTAMKLGANHPMGPLQLADFIGLDTCLSVMQVLHDGLADSKYRPCPLLVKYVEAGWLGRKTKRGFYDYRGEKPVPTR, encoded by the coding sequence ATGTCGGACAGGGCGATCAAGACGATCGGCATCATCGGCGCGGGCCAGATGGGCAACGGCATCGCCCATGTCGCGGCCGTGGCCGGGTTCGAGGTCCGGCTGCACGATCTCGCCGAGGACCGGATCAAGGCGGCGCTCGCCACCATCGACGGCAACATGGCGCGCCAGGTCGCCAAGGGTGCGATCGGTGACGAGATTCGCCGCGACGCCATGGCCAAGATCCTCGCCGCGCCGCAACTGTCGGGGCTCGGCGATTGCGACCTCATCATCGAGGCCGCGACCGAGAGCGAGGAAACCAAGCGCAAGATCTTCACCGCCGTCTGCCAGCATATCAAGCCGGAGACGATGCTGGCCTCCAACACCTCTTCGATCTCGATCACGCGGCTGGCGGCGGCTACGGACCGGCCCGAGCGCTTCATCGGCATCCACTTCATGAATCCCGTGCCGCTGATGCAGCTCGTCGAGCTGATTCGCGGCATCGCCACCGACGACCAGACCTTCGAACTCGCCAAGGAATTCGTCGGCAAGCTGCACAAGACCGTCTCGGTCTCGGAGGATTTCCCGGCCTTCATCGTCAACCGCATCCTGCTGCCGATGATCAACGAGGCGGTCTACACGCTCTATGAGGGCGTCGGTTCGGTCGATGCGATCGACACCGCGATGAAGCTCGGCGCGAATCACCCGATGGGCCCGCTCCAGCTTGCCGACTTCATCGGCCTCGACACCTGCTTGTCGGTGATGCAGGTGCTGCATGACGGGCTCGCCGACTCGAAATACCGCCCCTGCCCGCTGCTGGTGAAATATGTCGAGGCCGGCTGGCTCGGCCGCAAGACCAAGCGCGGCTTCTACGATTATCGCGGCGAGAAGCCGGTTCCGACGCGCTGA